A DNA window from Thalassospiraceae bacterium LMO-JJ14 contains the following coding sequences:
- a CDS encoding NAD(P)/FAD-dependent oxidoreductase has protein sequence MPVSPASERFSTDVAIIGAGPVGLFAVFQCGMLGMSCRVIDALQEIGGQCTALYPEKPIYDIPAQPEIAAGELIRALEKQMAPFDPHIHLNQQVTALAGEAGAFHLTTSAGTEIDAKAVIIAAGVGAFGPKRPPLENIEDYEAQGPGLGVKYLIRSVKDFAGKRVVIAGGGDSAVDWAIQLSGIAEKVYVVHRRDKFRAMDESVRRMTVLAGEGAIELVTPYQLQGLSGGAGTLEAVIVVDMDGNERKLEADVLLPFFGLAQSLGPIRAWGLDAGREGVPVNATTAETAIPGIYAIGDVSDYPGKLKLILSGFSEAAFAAHHAYLRVFPDKALHFEYSTTKGIPGRS, from the coding sequence GTGCCTGTTTCGCCAGCATCAGAACGGTTTTCAACGGACGTCGCGATCATCGGCGCCGGGCCGGTCGGGCTGTTCGCGGTGTTCCAGTGCGGCATGCTGGGGATGAGTTGCCGCGTCATCGACGCCTTGCAGGAAATCGGCGGCCAATGCACGGCTCTTTATCCGGAAAAGCCGATTTATGACATTCCGGCACAACCGGAAATCGCTGCCGGTGAGCTGATCCGGGCATTGGAAAAGCAGATGGCGCCGTTCGATCCGCATATTCATCTGAACCAGCAGGTAACGGCATTGGCGGGCGAGGCCGGGGCATTCCATCTGACGACCTCGGCGGGGACGGAAATCGATGCCAAGGCGGTGATCATCGCCGCCGGTGTCGGGGCATTCGGGCCGAAACGTCCGCCGCTTGAGAATATCGAGGATTACGAGGCGCAGGGGCCGGGGCTCGGCGTGAAATACCTGATTCGTTCGGTTAAGGATTTCGCCGGCAAACGTGTCGTAATCGCCGGCGGCGGCGACAGCGCTGTCGACTGGGCGATCCAGCTATCGGGGATCGCCGAAAAAGTGTACGTCGTGCATCGCCGCGACAAATTTCGCGCGATGGACGAAAGCGTGCGGCGCATGACGGTGCTGGCGGGTGAAGGCGCCATCGAGCTTGTCACGCCGTATCAGTTGCAGGGCCTGTCCGGCGGCGCAGGCACACTGGAAGCGGTGATCGTTGTCGATATGGATGGCAATGAGCGCAAATTGGAAGCCGACGTGCTGCTGCCGTTTTTCGGTCTGGCGCAAAGCCTGGGACCGATCCGCGCGTGGGGCCTGGATGCGGGCAGGGAAGGTGTTCCGGTGAATGCGACGACGGCCGAGACCGCAATCCCGGGCATTTACGCCATCGGTGACGTGTCGGATTATCCCGGCAAACTGAAGCTTATCCTGAGCGGGTTTTCGGAAGCCGCGTTCGCGGCGCATCATGCCTATCTGCGGGTGTTCCCGGACAAGGCCCTGCATTTCGAATATTCGACGACCAAGGGGATTCCGGGCCGGAGTTGA
- a CDS encoding nucleotidyltransferase family protein: MSFEIPKVAMVLSAGYGKRMRPLTDTTPKPMLALNGKPLIGHVMDRLVHTGVERAVVNLHYLGDQIRAYLADEKRLDVVFADEPDLLETGGGVKNALASLTESGTHPFYVVNSDAFWLDGYEDSLLRLAREWRDDLMDGLLLLHSTVESHGYDGKGDFFADPLGKLIRRPESEIAPWLFAGVQIMHPRIFEGSPGGAWSLNVLFDKAIEAERLYGVIHDGEWFHIGTPDGLAEAEAFLNQPFAGERKR, translated from the coding sequence ATGAGTTTTGAAATCCCGAAGGTCGCCATGGTGCTTTCCGCCGGCTACGGCAAACGCATGCGGCCGCTCACCGACACGACGCCTAAACCGATGCTGGCGCTCAATGGAAAGCCGCTGATCGGCCATGTCATGGACCGCCTTGTGCATACCGGTGTCGAGCGGGCCGTGGTCAACCTGCACTACCTCGGCGATCAGATCCGCGCATACCTGGCTGACGAGAAGCGCCTGGACGTCGTCTTTGCCGATGAGCCCGATCTGCTGGAGACCGGCGGCGGCGTCAAGAATGCCCTCGCATCCCTGACCGAATCTGGCACCCATCCGTTCTATGTTGTGAATTCCGATGCATTCTGGCTCGACGGATACGAAGATAGCCTGTTGCGACTGGCGCGGGAATGGAGAGACGATCTCATGGACGGGCTTTTACTGCTGCATTCAACCGTCGAAAGCCACGGTTACGATGGCAAGGGTGATTTTTTCGCCGACCCGCTGGGCAAATTGATCCGCCGTCCGGAATCCGAAATCGCGCCATGGCTCTTCGCCGGCGTGCAGATTATGCATCCACGTATCTTCGAGGGCAGCCCGGGCGGGGCGTGGTCGTTGAATGTATTGTTCGACAAGGCGATCGAGGCCGAGCGGCTATACGGCGTCATCCATGACGGCGAATGGTTCCATATCGGCACACCGGACGGCCTTGCCGAGGCCGAGGCGTTTCTGAACCAGCCCTTTGCCGGCGAGAGGAAAAGATAA
- the addB gene encoding double-strand break repair protein AddB has product MFDGPAPRIVTIDSGVAFVDALAARLLEHAGAEPMKLAEMRILLPTRRACRALAEAFLRLGGGRAQLLPTMTPLGDMDEEELSIAEAGLPPGAAEALSLAPAIPSLRRQLLLGRAVMALPDHRMHPEQATALALELAKLIDRLATENCTPEDIRGLVSDDADYAVHWQQVLRFLEILISQWPNILEAEGCLDPAARRNALLGAQARLWRDIPPKTPVIAAGSTGSIPATADLLGVIARLPQGMVILPGLDKCMSDDAWSLLGPTHPQFGLKQLLARLDVERGAVDDFIDAPPSPRSRLISAALTPAKASAPAAQSSDDIGAALAQVHRINCPGPSEEAAVIALAMRNTLETPGKTCALITPDRSLARRVAAALKRWDLEVDDSAGVPLAQTPPGAFLRLVADACAERLAPVQLLALLKHPLAAGGLEAADFRSLVRGFEIRALRGPRPAPGIKGLRAALGNSPKTAHLRPLIDIIEKTLSPLLALLQSDSADYADALKCHVAACEALAGNQELAGAQRLWAGDAGDNAARFIAELAEAIGVMGKQPGAAYAGMFDGLMAGRVVRPRFGTHPRLHIWGLLEARLQHADTVILGGLNESTWPPEAESNPWMSRPMMAAIGLEMPERRIGLTAHDFQQAFAAPEVILTRAERLGGAPTVPSRWLLRIDNLLQRAGASQSETQRAIPGFESDGEKPWLQWVTKLDDAPRVQPGPPKPVPPLDARPKSLSVTQIETLIRDPYAVYARHILKLKALDPLDADPGAAERGSLIHEVLETFVRDYPDSVPDDAERILREIGERVFAEHLARPGVRAFWWPRFERIATWFTGWQRDRLAQGWQVNFAEEKGELVIDAVEGGFTITAKPDRIDERPELGLSIIDYKTGHTPSPKQVGSGFSPQLPLEAVMARRGAFKGVPAEDAVELLYVKLSGGRDPGEEKPIKLDIPELIDKTLTGVNRLISQYADPDRPYLSVPRPQFENRYSDYDHLARIAEWRGGGEEDA; this is encoded by the coding sequence ATGTTCGACGGACCGGCGCCACGCATAGTCACAATCGATAGCGGCGTCGCCTTCGTCGATGCACTGGCGGCGCGGTTACTCGAACATGCCGGCGCTGAGCCCATGAAATTGGCGGAAATGCGAATCCTGCTGCCGACCCGGCGTGCCTGCCGGGCCCTGGCCGAGGCGTTTTTGCGGCTTGGCGGCGGACGTGCGCAGTTGCTGCCGACAATGACTCCGCTGGGCGACATGGACGAGGAGGAACTGTCCATCGCCGAGGCCGGTTTGCCGCCGGGGGCCGCCGAGGCACTGTCCCTCGCCCCCGCCATTCCCTCGCTGCGCCGTCAGCTCCTGCTCGGCCGTGCCGTCATGGCGCTGCCCGATCACCGCATGCATCCCGAACAGGCAACGGCGCTGGCACTGGAACTGGCCAAGCTGATCGACCGGCTGGCGACGGAAAACTGCACTCCCGAAGATATCCGCGGCCTCGTCAGCGACGATGCCGATTACGCGGTGCACTGGCAGCAGGTACTGCGGTTTCTGGAAATCCTGATTTCCCAGTGGCCGAACATCCTCGAAGCCGAAGGCTGTCTCGATCCCGCCGCCCGGCGCAACGCCCTGCTCGGTGCACAGGCACGGCTGTGGCGCGACATCCCGCCCAAGACCCCGGTGATTGCCGCCGGATCAACCGGCTCGATCCCGGCGACGGCGGATTTGCTGGGCGTCATTGCCCGCCTGCCGCAAGGCATGGTGATCCTGCCCGGCCTCGACAAATGCATGAGCGACGACGCCTGGTCGCTTTTGGGACCGACGCACCCGCAGTTCGGCCTGAAGCAGCTTTTGGCGCGCCTGGATGTCGAACGCGGCGCCGTCGATGATTTCATCGATGCCCCGCCCAGTCCGCGCAGCCGCCTGATTTCCGCCGCGCTGACACCGGCCAAGGCATCCGCCCCGGCAGCGCAAAGCAGCGACGACATCGGCGCCGCGCTTGCCCAGGTCCACCGGATCAATTGTCCCGGCCCGAGCGAAGAAGCGGCCGTGATCGCGCTTGCCATGCGCAACACACTTGAGACACCGGGCAAGACCTGCGCCCTGATCACGCCGGACCGCAGCCTTGCCCGCCGCGTTGCCGCCGCGCTCAAGCGCTGGGACCTGGAGGTCGACGATTCCGCGGGCGTACCGTTGGCGCAGACACCGCCCGGGGCCTTTCTGCGGCTCGTCGCCGATGCCTGCGCGGAACGGCTGGCGCCCGTACAACTGCTGGCACTGTTGAAACATCCGCTGGCGGCAGGCGGCCTTGAGGCCGCCGATTTCCGCAGTCTGGTGCGCGGTTTCGAAATCCGCGCCCTGCGCGGACCGCGACCGGCGCCGGGGATCAAGGGCTTGCGGGCCGCCCTCGGCAACAGCCCGAAAACCGCGCATCTGCGCCCGCTGATCGATATCATCGAGAAAACCCTGAGCCCGCTTCTGGCGCTTCTGCAAAGCGACAGCGCCGATTACGCAGACGCCCTGAAATGCCATGTCGCGGCCTGCGAAGCGCTCGCCGGCAACCAAGAACTGGCCGGCGCGCAGCGCCTGTGGGCCGGGGATGCGGGCGACAACGCGGCGCGTTTCATCGCCGAACTGGCGGAAGCCATCGGCGTTATGGGCAAGCAGCCGGGGGCGGCGTATGCCGGCATGTTCGACGGCCTGATGGCGGGACGTGTGGTACGGCCCCGTTTCGGCACGCATCCGCGCCTTCATATCTGGGGGCTGCTGGAAGCCCGCCTGCAACATGCCGACACGGTCATTCTGGGCGGCCTCAACGAAAGCACATGGCCGCCGGAGGCCGAGAGCAATCCGTGGATGAGCCGGCCGATGATGGCGGCGATCGGGCTCGAGATGCCGGAACGCCGCATCGGCCTGACAGCGCACGATTTCCAGCAGGCGTTCGCCGCGCCCGAGGTGATCCTGACCCGCGCCGAGCGCCTCGGTGGCGCGCCGACGGTGCCGTCGCGCTGGCTGCTCAGGATCGACAACCTGTTGCAGCGTGCGGGTGCAAGCCAAAGCGAGACCCAGAGAGCAATACCGGGTTTCGAGAGCGACGGCGAAAAGCCGTGGCTGCAGTGGGTCACGAAGCTCGATGACGCGCCCCGCGTCCAGCCGGGGCCGCCGAAACCGGTGCCGCCGCTCGACGCGCGCCCGAAAAGCCTGTCGGTAACGCAGATCGAGACCCTGATCCGCGATCCCTATGCCGTCTATGCCCGTCACATCCTGAAGCTCAAGGCGCTCGACCCGCTGGACGCCGACCCCGGCGCCGCCGAGCGCGGCAGTCTTATACACGAGGTTCTGGAAACCTTCGTCCGCGACTATCCGGATTCTGTCCCCGATGACGCCGAACGGATCCTGCGCGAGATCGGCGAGCGGGTCTTCGCCGAACACCTGGCCCGGCCCGGCGTGCGCGCCTTCTGGTGGCCCCGCTTCGAGCGCATCGCCACCTGGTTCACGGGCTGGCAGCGCGACCGCCTGGCGCAGGGCTGGCAGGTCAACTTCGCCGAGGAGAAAGGCGAGCTGGTCATCGACGCCGTCGAAGGCGGCTTCACCATCACCGCCAAACCGGACCGTATCGACGAGCGGCCCGAACTGGGGCTGTCGATCATCGATTACAAGACCGGCCACACGCCGTCGCCGAAACAGGTGGGCAGCGGCTTCAGCCCGCAACTGCCGTTGGAAGCGGTCATGGCGCGGCGCGGCGCGTTCAAGGGCGTGCCGGCGGAAGATGCGGTGGAGCTTTTATACGTCAAGCTGTCGGGCGGCCGGGACCCGGGCGAGGAAAAGCCCATCAAGCTCGACATTCCGGAGTTGATCGACAAGACGCTGACAGGCGTCAACCGGCTGATTTCGCAGTATGCCGATCCCGATCGTCCGTATCTGTCCGTGCCGCGTCCGCAGTTCGAGAACCGCTACAGCGACTACGATCATCTGGCCCGCATTGCCGAATGGCGCGGCGGCGGGGAGGAGGACGCATGA
- a CDS encoding phosphotransferase, which produces MDKRTESRMTFLANAGWAGAKVSILAADASFRSYYRVQLNERHCVLMDAPPPEEDIRPFVTVARYLGQLGFSAPRILAEDPRRGFLLLEDLGDDTYTRVIEAGGDQGLLYDAAVDTLVHLHELSSAKTAPAEIPDYDMDRLLAEAMLFADWYMPAVGSPLGDQARGTFDAAWRSVFAGVADKRETLVLRDYHVDNLMWLPGRSATARCGLLDFQDALIGARAYDLMSLIEDARRDVDHKRADRLIARYVAACGDVRETDLRRDIAILGAGRHAKVIGIFTRLCQRDGKAQYLVHIPRVWRLLEHSLSHPALAPVAEWFAQNVPPASRVTPGHRPENSGDPQ; this is translated from the coding sequence ATGGATAAACGCACCGAATCGCGGATGACATTCCTCGCCAATGCCGGCTGGGCCGGGGCCAAGGTCTCCATCCTCGCCGCCGATGCCTCGTTCCGCAGCTATTACCGGGTGCAGCTGAACGAGCGGCATTGCGTGCTGATGGACGCGCCGCCGCCCGAGGAAGACATCCGCCCGTTCGTCACCGTGGCGCGTTATCTGGGGCAACTCGGGTTCAGTGCGCCGAGAATCCTCGCCGAAGACCCGCGGCGCGGCTTCCTGCTTCTGGAAGATCTCGGCGACGACACCTATACCCGCGTCATCGAAGCGGGCGGCGATCAGGGTCTTCTGTACGATGCCGCCGTCGATACCCTGGTGCACCTGCACGAACTGTCGTCCGCCAAAACCGCCCCGGCTGAAATTCCCGACTACGACATGGACAGATTGCTGGCCGAAGCCATGCTGTTTGCAGACTGGTACATGCCCGCCGTCGGCTCCCCGCTCGGCGATCAGGCACGCGGCACCTTCGATGCCGCCTGGCGCAGTGTCTTCGCCGGTGTCGCCGACAAGCGCGAAACGCTGGTGTTGCGCGACTATCATGTCGACAACCTGATGTGGCTGCCGGGGCGCAGTGCCACGGCGCGCTGCGGGCTGCTGGATTTTCAGGACGCCCTGATCGGCGCGCGGGCCTATGACCTGATGTCGCTGATCGAGGATGCGCGGCGCGATGTCGATCACAAGCGCGCCGACAGGCTGATCGCGCGCTACGTCGCCGCTTGCGGGGATGTTCGCGAAACCGACCTCAGGCGCGATATTGCAATCCTTGGCGCCGGCCGGCATGCCAAGGTGATCGGCATCTTCACGCGGCTTTGCCAGCGCGACGGCAAGGCGCAGTATCTCGTGCATATTCCACGCGTGTGGCGGCTCTTGGAGCACAGCCTTTCGCATCCGGCGCTGGCGCCCGTCGCCGAGTGGTTCGCCCAAAACGTGCCGCCCGCCAGCCGCGTCACGCCCGGCCATCGGCCAGAGAACTCCGGAGACCCGCAATGA
- a CDS encoding aminotransferase class V-fold PLP-dependent enzyme, producing MTFDIQRARAETPGTGNVLHFNNAGAGLMPQPVLDALFEHLQLEADIGGYEAAAAAHQKRERTYQAIAELLHADKNEIALVENASVAWLQAFHAMLRQFRPGDKIITVEAEYASNYISYLQAARTHGVEIVVAPSAADGAVDLPALENLIDDKVRMIAVTHVPTNGGLVNPAEEIGRIARDAGVYYLLDACQSCGQLPLDVEKIGCDALSVTGRKYLRGPRGTGFLYVRKNRIEALEPLFLDLHAAQWTGRDSFEILPTAKRFENWEFYIAGVIGLGVAVDYTLGWGMENISARIIELAGKLRTSLSSIPGVTVTDIGTQKCGITTFIKNGKTPDEIKAALSADKINTSVSRLGSTRIDMENRGLDEVVRASVHYYNDENEIAKFCEAVERL from the coding sequence ATGACGTTTGATATTCAGCGCGCCCGTGCGGAAACGCCGGGTACCGGGAATGTTCTGCATTTCAACAATGCCGGTGCCGGGTTAATGCCGCAGCCGGTGCTCGATGCCCTGTTCGAGCATCTGCAGCTCGAAGCCGATATCGGCGGGTATGAAGCGGCGGCCGCGGCGCATCAAAAGCGCGAGCGCACGTATCAGGCAATTGCCGAGCTTTTGCATGCCGACAAGAACGAAATTGCGCTGGTCGAGAACGCTTCCGTCGCCTGGCTGCAGGCGTTCCATGCCATGCTCAGACAATTCCGGCCGGGCGACAAGATCATCACCGTGGAAGCGGAATACGCGTCCAACTATATTTCCTATCTGCAGGCGGCACGGACGCACGGGGTTGAAATCGTCGTTGCGCCAAGCGCCGCGGACGGCGCGGTGGATTTGCCGGCACTCGAAAACCTGATAGACGACAAGGTCAGAATGATTGCCGTGACGCACGTGCCGACCAACGGCGGGCTGGTAAATCCCGCCGAGGAAATCGGCCGGATCGCACGCGATGCCGGCGTTTATTATCTGCTGGATGCATGCCAGTCGTGCGGGCAGCTGCCGCTCGATGTGGAAAAAATCGGCTGCGACGCACTGTCCGTCACGGGGCGAAAATACCTGCGCGGGCCGCGTGGCACCGGCTTCCTGTATGTCCGCAAGAACCGGATCGAGGCGCTGGAGCCGTTGTTCCTCGATCTGCACGCGGCGCAATGGACGGGCCGCGACAGTTTCGAAATCCTGCCGACGGCAAAACGTTTCGAGAATTGGGAATTCTATATTGCCGGCGTCATCGGGCTCGGCGTTGCCGTCGATTACACGCTCGGCTGGGGTATGGAGAATATCAGTGCGCGCATCATCGAGCTGGCGGGGAAATTGCGTACATCGCTTTCGTCGATCCCGGGGGTCACGGTGACGGATATCGGCACACAGAAATGCGGCATCACTACGTTCATCAAGAACGGAAAGACACCGGACGAAATCAAAGCGGCGCTGTCAGCAGACAAAATCAACACCTCGGTTTCTCGGCTCGGTTCGACACGAATCGACATGGAAAACCGTGGTCTCGACGAAGTGGTGCGGGCATCGGTGCACTATTACAATGACGAGAACGAGATCGCGAAATTCTGCGAGGCGGTCGAGCGGCTATAG
- a CDS encoding c-type cytochrome, with amino-acid sequence MDIKSALAVLCLFLFAANPVLASHHGDPKRGAELAQQCVSCHGVDGTNNTEGFPSLSNQKYKYLVKQLREMRNSAKIRTGEKNHDTDAAQAIMRSRRTNEIMDPFIVDLSNTDIEDLAAYYAAEPCRAVMSEAPLPPPRFEIRCQVCHGQFGIAANSNVPNIAGQDAGYLEQQLRSFQESRSQMDDGQERRRAPIMEGQVRHLSEQDIKDISLYYARLPCR; translated from the coding sequence ATGGATATCAAGTCTGCTCTTGCGGTTTTGTGTCTGTTTCTGTTCGCGGCGAACCCGGTACTTGCGTCACACCATGGCGATCCCAAGCGGGGCGCCGAGTTGGCACAGCAGTGCGTCAGCTGCCATGGAGTTGACGGCACCAACAACACCGAAGGTTTCCCCAGTCTTTCGAACCAGAAGTACAAGTATCTGGTCAAGCAACTGCGCGAAATGCGCAATTCCGCGAAAATCCGTACCGGCGAAAAGAACCATGACACAGATGCCGCCCAGGCGATCATGCGCTCACGGCGGACCAATGAAATCATGGACCCGTTCATTGTTGATCTAAGCAACACGGATATTGAAGACCTCGCCGCGTATTATGCCGCGGAACCGTGCCGCGCCGTGATGTCCGAGGCGCCGTTGCCGCCGCCAAGATTTGAAATCCGTTGCCAGGTCTGTCACGGCCAGTTTGGTATTGCTGCGAACAGCAACGTGCCGAATATCGCCGGTCAGGATGCAGGGTATCTGGAACAGCAGCTGCGCAGCTTTCAGGAATCCAGGTCCCAGATGGACGACGGGCAGGAACGCCGACGCGCACCGATCATGGAAGGGCAGGTGCGTCATTTGAGTGAACAGGATATCAAGGATATATCCCTTTACTACGCCCGCCTTCCTTGCCGATAA
- the tsaE gene encoding tRNA (adenosine(37)-N6)-threonylcarbamoyltransferase complex ATPase subunit type 1 TsaE has translation MRDQADTIADVTVTDEGGTRALAGRLALVLAAGDVIALDGTLGAGKTAFARALINALPGQAEDVPSPTFTLVQTYTRGALDIWHFDLYRLEDAEEAYELGIEDAFYDAVSLIEWPDRLGALLPAGHLHVTISEASGEISGARRIVIAGNAEWAGRLADVFEGMAANG, from the coding sequence ATGCGTGATCAGGCAGACACCATCGCGGACGTCACCGTAACCGATGAAGGCGGCACCCGCGCCCTCGCCGGGCGGCTCGCCCTGGTACTGGCCGCCGGCGACGTCATCGCCCTCGACGGCACCCTCGGCGCCGGCAAGACGGCGTTTGCCCGCGCGCTCATCAATGCGTTGCCGGGCCAGGCCGAGGATGTGCCGAGCCCGACGTTCACCCTGGTGCAGACATATACACGCGGTGCCCTCGACATCTGGCATTTCGATCTTTACCGGCTGGAAGATGCCGAAGAAGCGTATGAACTGGGCATCGAGGATGCGTTTTACGATGCCGTCAGCCTGATTGAATGGCCGGACAGGCTGGGGGCATTGCTGCCCGCCGGGCATCTGCACGTCACGATCAGTGAAGCCAGCGGCGAGATTTCAGGTGCCAGGCGTATCGTGATCGCCGGCAATGCCGAATGGGCCGGGCGGCTCGCAGATGTATTCGAAGGAATGGCGGCAAATGGATAA